The proteins below come from a single Xyrauchen texanus isolate HMW12.3.18 chromosome 3, RBS_HiC_50CHRs, whole genome shotgun sequence genomic window:
- the wnt11f2 gene encoding protein Wnt-11 yields MTEYRNFLLFFVVYLRVMCPCEGISWLGLTVKGSSVGWNQTLHCKLLDGLVPDQQQLCKRNLELMHSIVHAAKLTKSACQGTFSDMRWNCSSIESAPHFTPDLARGTREAAFVFSLAAAVVSHAIARACASGELPSCSCASAPSEQATPDFRWGGCGDNVHYGIQMGSAFSDALMRNHRSGPQAFRLMQLHNNEVGRQVLMDALEIKCKCHGVSGSCSVKTCWKGLQDINPISTDLKSKYLSATKVIPRQIGTRRQLVPREMDVRPVGENELVYLVSSPDYCSQNAKQGSFGTTDRQCNKTATGSESCGLMCCGRGYNAYTEVLVERCQCKYHWCCYVSCKTCHRTVERYVCK; encoded by the exons ATGACAGAATACAggaattttcttttgtttttcgtGGTATACTTGCGCGTAATGTGTCCATGCGAAGGAATATCATGGCT CGGTTTAACGGTAAAAGGGAGCTCGGTCGGATGGAATCAAACGCTTCACTGTAAACTCTTGGACGGTCTCGTGCCAGATCAGCAGCAGCTGTGCAAACGGAACCTCGAGCTCATGCACAGCATCGTGCACGCGGCCAAACTCACTAAGAGCGCGTGCCAGGGAACCTTCAGCGACATGCGTTGGAACTGCTCCTCCATCGAGAGCGCCCCCCACTTTACTCCTGACCTGGCAAGAG GGACGCGTGAGGCAGCATTTGTGTTCTCTCTAGCCGCTGCAGTGGTCAGTCATGCCATAGCACGTGCCTGTGCATCTGGAGAACTCCCCAGCTGTTCCTGTGCTTCAGCGCCATCAGAGCAGGCAACCCCAGATTTCCGTTGGGGTGGCTGTGGAGATAATGTCCATTATGGCATTCAGATGGGCTCCGCTTTCTCAGACGCGCTCATGAGGAACCACCGTTCTGGACCACAGGCCTTTAGACTCATGCAGCTTCACAACAATGAAGTGGGAAGACAG GTGCTTATGGATGCTCTAGAGATTAAATGCAAATGTCATGGTGTTTCTGGGTCCTGCTCTGTGAAGACTTGCTGGAAGGGCCTTCAGGACATCAACCCTATCTCCACAGACCTCAAATCTAAATACCTGTCGGCCACCAAGGTCATTCCGCGTCAGATAGGTACCCGCCGACAGCTGGTCCCCCGGGAGATGGATGTGAGACCGGTCGGAGAAAATGAACTTGTCTACCTTGTCAGCTCACCTGATTACTGCTCCCAAAATGCAAAGCAGGGGTCATTTGGAACCACAGACAG GCAGTGTAATAAAACCGCGACAGGCAGTGAGAGCTGTGGGCTCATGTGTTGTGGGCGGGGCTATAATGCCTATACAGAGGTGCTGGTGGAACGCTGCCAGTGTAAATATCACTGGTGCTGTTACGTCTCCTGCAAAACCTGCCACCGTACGGTTGAAAGATATGTCTGCAAGTGA